AATTCCTGTTCCTTATCTAAAGCCTGACTCCAATGCCATCCTCAGCAGGAAACCTTCCTTGATCTCCAGGGATGGCAATGATCTTACCCAGCCCTGTCCCCTAGAATCCATAGAACAGGTTTATAGGTTTATAATTCTCTGGTGCACTTATCATGTAATATTATGATTCCTAGTTCCCTATGATGGCATCATCCCTAGGGTGGGGACCCTTTCTTATCTAACCTTTATATCATCCCAACACCTTTGGCACATAGAATGTGTCTGATCAATGTTTGTTGTTGTGTATTGACCTCAGGGAGTCCGTCCATAGTCTAGCTGGAGGGCTAAGAAAAGCACACAAATAGTCACAAGACCAGGTAGAATATATTAAAAAGGACAAtaaaaggatgggggtgggggaggaagggaataaatagttatttatatagtaccttctagacaccaggcactgtgctaagtgctttttacaaatattatctcatttgattcttacaacaatcaCATGAAGGTGttgctatcatccccattttagagctgaagaaaatgagacagagattaggtgacttacctagggtcacacagctagtaggtatctgaaggcagatttgaattcaggtcttcctgactccaggcccattactctatccactgccccatctaGTTGTCTCATACAATGAAAGTACTGAGGTGATTTAGAAGAGAAAACTACTATCCAGCTCCTGATTCTGTCCTCACAAGGGTTCATtagttatttgttgttgttgtggggtcatttcagtcacatccgactctttgtgaccctatttggggttttcttggcaaagatactagagtggtttccatttccttttccagctcattttacagataaggaaactgaggtaaacagggttaagtgacttgctcaggatcacactgctagtaagtgtctgaagccattaGTTATCTGCCTAGTCAAATCACCAAGGGTGTCACCTGTCCTAGAAACCCTACCCTGAGGAACTCTCCTAAACGACTTATACAGCGGCACCCATGAAATAATCTACATTAAACAGCTACTGTCCTACTCTTGGGACAtccaaaaaaagttaaatacaGGCCCTTCCCTCGAGGAGTTCACGTTCCAGtttataacatgtaaataactagttATATACAAAAAGCTGTGACAAGTAGATGAAAGGTAATCACAAAGGGGGGGTGGGCGGGGAGCAGAAAGGCCTATGGAGGGGACTTAGCCTTGGGAAATCAACAGGTGGACCTGAGGAAGAAGAACATGCCAGACATAGTGGACAGCCAATACAAAGTCAtggagaatggaaagagagaaattcTCAGGGCTAGAAATAGAGAGTTCTCAGGGCTAAGCTGTGTTCCCCCTTCGAAATTCTTCTAAGattaaagagggaaagagaagggtagTCAGGTCTAAGATCATGGAGGGGTGAAGGCTAAGCACTCTGCCCACCTTCTGCCCTGTGCTCTCCGACCCCCCAAACATCCAGTCATCAATTCTTCCAACAGTTTGCAGGGACATGGTATGTGGTTGGCCTGGCAGGGAATGCCTTTACAAGTGCAAATCAGGATCAATCTAAGATGTATACCACAACCTACGAACTACAAGAAGACAATAGCTACAGGGTCACCTCCACCCTGCTCAGGTAAGACAGGGGCATGGCAGCTTTGTAATGGGTTCCCCCACTGTCCTTAACattttgaagagagaaaagatccAGACTCTCAGTCCCTAAGTGTTGAGGGGGTACACAAGGTAAAAGAAAGAAGCAGATTAGGACTGGACTAAAACAGAGAAGTTAAAATGAAGGAAACGAGCTTGAAGGTATgagagaaacaagagaatggTAAAGGCATTTCAGGTGCCCCTGGGGATTATTTTTCTGAATCTTAATCTTACAGTTTCACAATAACAGAAACATTTTACACACAAGTCAATAATGTTTTCTATCCACATTGAGAGAAGGATCTTTGCCCTCGTGGGCTATTGAAGCTTCCTCTAACAGGAAGGGGAGAACAGTTTTCAGAGTGAGGAACTTGTATGCCTTCTTATCAAGTCTTAGGAGGAAAGCTCAGGACATGTCTTTTAGGGATGGAATTTATTAAGGAAAGTTATAGTTGTGGGATTAAAATAGGGAAGATTGAAAGCCCTTAGACTTCTCTCTAGGGAGTTTTTCTTGGGTGGAACCCCAGAACCCTAGGGAGAAAACTAGCCCAACTACCTATTCTTTTCTCAGAGGGACCTGAGAAGTTTTAGACTTGGGAAGAGGGGGCAGCAGGGGCAAGGTAGGGGTCACATAGGAGCCCAGCTGAGGTACCAAAGCTTTTTCTAGCTCCAGGATGCATTTTCCCCACCCCAAGGCCCAGATGCAAGTGGCCTCATATATGTGATCCAAGGCATGGGTGGAGGAGGTTCTGAGGACAGGGACAAGTGGTAGGTCCAGCACCTGGAGACCCAGGGTATATGTGGCACTACTACTCATTCATCCATCCTTTCCTCTCAGGGGTAATCAATGTGACAAATTTGTGAGGACTTTTGTTCCAAGAGGTCAGCCGGGCCAGTTCACCTTGGGCAACCTCCTGAGTAAGCATGGGTTCCCCTGAATCAAGTGGGGGCTATTCCAGTGGGAGGGTCCAAAGGATAGGATGCAGGAGCCTTCAAAAGTGGGATGTAGACTTGTCTAGACAGGGTGGTGAGATGCCATGTCAGCAAGCAAGGCGAGGGAAGACATCTCCAGCATCACATCCTGACCTCTTGGTAGTGGGATAGATCCAAGGGCCAGCTTCTCCTTTGTAGGACACAGCAGAGGCAGTGGGCAGCCTCTCTTTGAGTGACATGTTTTTGACTTCCTCACTTCTTTCTCCTATCCCATACCCCACTTCTGTGGGTAGGCTATGGATTGCAGGACTATGTAGTGAGAGTGATGAAAACCAACTATAATGAGTTCGCCATGGTGTACTTTCAGAAGAGTGTGGATAACACTGACTACTTCAAGATAACTCTGTATGGTGAGTACTCAATCTCTCCACTTTCCTTGTGGATGGAGTCCCAGGGCCTCCTGCCTAAATTTCCAAAGGACCCTCGGCTGGGTGATGGATTCCTGAGCCCAGCCACTGAGCCCTGATCCCTTAGCACAGAGTAATGATCCAAAAGGGTcttagaaaaatggaaagatgagCCAAACATGAGATGAAATGTAAGGGATAAGTGTCAGCTGTAAACTTGGGTGACAACaaacagttcatgtgaaaaagatctggcagcttttaGTTGATGGCAAACTCCGTATGAGCTAACAGGGTAatatgtggcagccaaaaaagttaatccaaatcttaggctgcattaatagaagTATTGTGTGCAGAACAAGGGAGGTAATAGTCCCATGGTGCCCTGCACTGATCAGACCACTCTGCAGTGTGTGTTCCATTTACATCTAAGGGAGGTCAACCAGGATGCTGATGAGGGGCAGGTCAGGGGACTCCAAACCATGTGATAAGATTGTTTATCCTGGAatagagaagaatgagaagggatGTGATCATTATCTTTAAATACCTTCAGGGttttcatgtggaagagagattagatttgctCCATTCAGCACCAGAGGGCACCCAAAGTGTAAACAGGATAACAAAATTTTCAGCTCATTCTAAAGGGGTCTTTCCTATCAGTTAGAGATGGCCAAAAAGTCAGGGGACTGGCTTGGTAAGTAGCAAGTCACTGGAGACATTCCAGGTACTTGTCCCTGGTGTCTATAAGGAAGGGTTCCTACTTCAGGTAAGGGTTGAACTAAGGGGATTTATAAATCTCTTCCAACCTGAGGAATTTTTCATATCACTGAGTTGCCCCTCCCTC
This region of Trichosurus vulpecula isolate mTriVul1 chromosome 3, mTriVul1.pri, whole genome shotgun sequence genomic DNA includes:
- the LCN12 gene encoding epididymal-specific lipocalin-12 codes for the protein MAVSLLWMGLALLGILQAQAQTRPQIPAPDLSRVPLQANFLPKQFAGTWYVVGLAGNAFTSANQDQSKMYTTTYELQEDNSYRVTSTLLRGNQCDKFVRTFVPRGQPGQFTLGNLLSYGLQDYVVRVMKTNYNEFAMVYFQKSVDNTDYFKITLYGRGEELKPALKEEFTNLVKSLGLTERNVLFPARVEECIHVKA